The following nucleotide sequence is from Zea mays cultivar B73 chromosome 1, Zm-B73-REFERENCE-NAM-5.0, whole genome shotgun sequence.
CACAGCGTACCATACTGCTTTTTAACCAAGCAAGCATTTCAATTTGGTTGCACCTTCCATGGCTACTTGTCTGCAGGTTGTATCTTTTGTCATATCATTAGGAGTTTTGCTTACTTTGTTCAAAATACAGGGTTATGGAGAGGCTCCCAGGAGCAAGGATTGCCTTTGTTGGAGACGGGCCATACAGGTGCACCATTCCTCAGTCGTTAGCTATATGTTTTTTTTAGTATGATGCACACCTGATGAGATTTTTATGTATGTTAACCACATATTAGTACTTACATGCTGTCAAAATGGCTTTATCTGTGTCACATGCCTGCTAAATACCCTTCTGTAAACAATTTGTTTTAAATCACAAGTGAACATACATAATTTCAATCATGGGTTTGGTAGTGTTTCTAGTCCTACCAGGGATCTGCCGAAGGGAGTATGGGTGAGGGGAGGAGCAGGCCGGGCTACGACCTGGAGGTGGTGCTGGTGGCTGCCTCTTGGGCGCCATAGTCGCAGGGAACGGCGCACTGGGATGTGTATTCCAGCTCCCGTGAGGAAGCTGGCAGAAGATATCTGCTATTGCTTGCCTTTCTTGATTACAAAGTCCTAATTATATAGGCCTAAGGCCAACCGACTATTCCACAATACTAGGAGATAAAAGATTTATCCAACTACTCCATAATATTAGGAGATAAACTGCTAAGACTTATCCAACTAAACTGATTACTTATCTGATCTCCTGCGCCTATTTTGGTGGGTCTAGTCGCCTTTTCGTAGACCAGGCCGGTCATAACAGGGTTGGCCTGAGAATTCATTTTTCCAATAGCTGGCCATAATTGTTCAATGCTGGACAGTTTTACACGATGTACAGTAGTTATAATGCACTAAAGTACAGCCACACCACACATGTCGTAGCAGCACCATCGACAACTAACTTTTACTTTGGATGTTTGGTCATCTGTTTGACCATTGCAATGGTTTGATCTTCAAACTAGAAATATTTACATTGGACATGCAGGTCCGAGTTGGAAAAAATGTTCACGGGCATGCCTGCAGTTTTTACCGGAATGCTCCAAGGTGAGGAGCTCTCACAAGCGTACGCCAGTGGAGATGTATTTGCAATGCCTTCAGAATCCGAGACCCTCGGGCAAGTAGTGCTGGAGTCCATGGCTTCTGGAGTCCCAGTCGTTGCTGCTCGTGCTGGAGGGATACCTGATATAATACCCAAGGACAAGGAGGGTAAGACAAGCTTTCTGTTTACACCCGGAGATCTCGATGAGTGTGTGAGGAAGATAGAGCAGCTCCTCAGTTCAAAAGATCTCAGGGAAACCATTGGAATGGCTGCCAGAGAAGAGATGGAGAAGTGTGACTGGAGGACAGCCTCGAAGAAAATCCGCAACGAGCACTACAGCACCGCGATATCGTACTGGCGGAAGAAGATGGGCAAGACTAACCAGACCTCCTTGTTTCAGGATTCTTCTGTCGCTGCCCTCTCCAACTAGTTGCTGTTAATAACTAAAGAATTTGTACATTGTACCCAAACAGCTTGCGAGTTTTGTGTGGCTAGCTGCATTCAAATGTCCACAGTCTGACTGACTACGGCTTGTATTCGATTCATGTACATTTAGACAGCACTTAAGATTGCCGATCTGCTAACTCAGAAGGTTTGGCACAAATGCTCCGATAATTTTGACGTACTTGTCTCGTGCTGATGTGCAGTGTAGAGGCTTGTTGCTGTCAGTGGCTTCGGCCATGTTCTAATGTACCagaactaatagttagctgctaaaattaattaaaacatttAAACAGTCTAGCTAATATTTAACTATTAATGATTTTTTATAAATTAGCTAATAGCTGGTTAATTAATTTCACTAGAAatttttagtcaactaactattagATTTGATACATTCAAACACTCTAAATTATGTGGGATGCTGGGGTGCCAATAAATCAAGTGCAATCCAACCAGGTGTAAACAGCGAAACCCGACTCGCTGAGGCACTGGATGGACACCTGATTTTTTTGTGCGGAAGATGGACATGAATAGTTGTGAAGTATAATTGTGCTATACTCCCTCCTTCAGAAAAGAAGTTTATGAAATACGTATGTCAAACTTTCTTATATTTGACTGGATTTGTATATAATATTAGCAAACACATTTATCTAAAAAAGTCTATTATAAAATATATTAAATGTTCCATTTAACCAGGCTAATTATACACAACAAATATTAATAATTTTTATATATTTGATTAAAGTTGTAAATGTTTGATTTCTCGGAAGATGAGAATGACGCACTGTGACACTCGGACAGAGGGAGAAGTGCGATGTTTTGAAGCTACAGTTCAAGTTTTTTTTATTGAAAGAGTAACAAAAACTGAATTTCTGAATAACCTCTTTGGTAGTTTTGTAAGGCGGTTTTGGAAGGAAAGGGTACAGACAAATCTTACTTTTCTTGTTTCCTCTGACGTTTCTGAGTCCGAAGTTGAAATTCGGGAgaacacagtaggcaaactacatatTTTTCCCTTTGGTTATTTTGCTTCCCCAACTGAAACCAAATTGCATGAGTGCGTGCACGGGCAAGGAGAGAAAGTAATTAAATCGCCACAGCATCTCAATAACAAGCTCAACATCATCACCTTCCTAACTCGATATGATGGCATTAAACAACAATGATCTTACAGCTACATATATTTTATGCTTTGTAATATTTGAAAGACCATGGGACATCGCTCTGATTACTCCAGGGGTATCAACTAGTACAGTCTACAGATAATGTTACGTTCCCTGATATCCAATGGTACTTACAAACGAACTGACAAATTCTAGGAGCATGGGATAACTTCGTTTCTCCAAAGCATATAACTACAACACAAGCAACCTCCCTATTAGTTCTGTACAATTCCGCAGCAACATTAATTCTTGCTGAGGATTGAAGTTCGCTATTTTCATCATTTAGCAAGCTAATGTTCTACCTACTGCAGACACCTGCTTGGCAATCCAGTATATGATAGAGACGGGCACAGCAATAAATCAAACCAAGGGTTAGCAGGTGTCTGCATACTGGACCTTCGATTTACCAATAAACCAGTATATGAATAAACCAAGTGTATATGTTGCATACTGGACCTTCGATTTACCAATCTGTCCATTATGATCAGCGATTAAACCGTAAGGTTTAGGAAATTTCTGCAGTAGGTGCATGTGATCTCATTCAGATGACAACTCAAAAGCATGGGCAAGTCGCATAGAAGAGGCTATTCGGTAGCCATTTGAGATTCGGGGCAATAGGGTTATTCACCTTGCAGCACAACCATGAGTTCTCCACCTTGGCTGAGCACACTGTCAAGGAACCCAATCACGTTTTCTTGGTCCTTAAACTGCTTGGGTTCAGAAAGATCACTGTCCAAATTAAACCAGATGCCATCAATGCGTCGAATTGCCACCCAATGCCTGCCAGTCCAAAGCCCCCTGAACCTCCTGATAGGTACATTGATCACCAGGCCTACCAATGTTTCTGCATTCAGATCAACCGATGATGCCCCTTTACGACGATCATGCCAAACCACCTTCTTGTTTCTAGCTTCTAATGCTGTGATGAGAACATTCACATCATAGTTCCCAGTTATAACATTGTGGTGAGGTTTAAAAATGAATGGTAGAGGAGTCCACTGGCCCTTGTTTGGATCATTGAGAACAAGATTTCCAGCGATGCCGTCCAACTCAGCACGGGTGAAACATTCCTTTTCCTGAACCTCAGAAAACATAACTGACACAGTTAGTCTACAGAAGTCAGATAAAAGTATGGCACACCAAAGTAAGAAACATATTACAAAGAAAAATGAACTGCCGTTTTCAGAGATTCATGATTTCATAACATATCTATTGGGTAAGCGAAAGAGCAAAACCATTTCTATGTACGTAAATCATAATATTGTTTATTTTTAGAAGAATATACAAGTCTAGGTGCTCTGCAGCAGATGAAACCAGTGGCGGATCAAGAACCAGATCAAAGAGTGGGCTGGATTATGGATTGGGGAGGCTAGAGATGGCCATAATATGAATGAATGGAGCCACCGCGAAGATGATGCGCGAATTGCAAACATGTGTGATGGCCTGATGGGTCTGCAACGTGCTGTGATGCGCCCGCGTCTTGTAATTGCGGGCCCTCTTTCTATGACTATGCTGAAATTACTACAGGGTACTAAGTACtaattgggttgctggaccggggTTGCGGCTCTGCCAGCTCCGGTCCTGGATCCACCCCTGGGTGAAATGTCCGTGAATGGTGACCATTTTTATATGCTTTCGTGAATTGTGAATTGTCCATGTTGTTTCAGTAACCCAGACTACATAATCTTTGAAGCACCTTGCAATTTAACACATAACCAATAGAGTTAACGAGTCTACATGATCTATTTCTCCCGGGTTTATTAAATTCATGTTTCACAAGCAAATCTTGCCAAACTTTATACCACCGACGGGTGAAAAAGAAGGGTGCAGAACGGATGAGCAGTACACATAAATGTGCGTCCAAATAGCATGATAAACATGCAGTAACCAGCTGGATTCGATTCAATCCATATATAAATATGAGATAAACTAATGGAGTGGAGCACAACGCCCAACTACTAACAATTTCAACAAGCAACTCAATCAGTCCCTCTCTGGAAATCGATAGTCACCAGGGGCAATTTGGAACTAAAGAGGATATGCATGGGCCAAATTTCATCTAAAGGAAGCAATAAGCACCGCGCGCAAATAGAACATAATCATGAAGTCAAGGGGATACAGATAATGGTAGAAATTAGAAAGAGATAGGATCCACCTGCAtaaggttgttgagagcatggAGGAGACAGAATTGCAGCCTCTGCCTCTCATGATACACCTTGCCGCTGCCGCTTTCCCCCGCGCCAGATCCTGCCTCACCTTGCTTTGCTTCCGATTTGGCTCCCGGTTCCATGCCTCGATGCTCGATGGGGCTGGGTCGCTGCCACGCAGGGACAAAACCTGAAACCCCACAGGTTACGCGCCGTCGCGCCCCACTCCGCGTCTCCGCTGCCCGGCTGGCCGTTTTATCGGCGGCGCCGCCGTTGCAGCGATATTAGGCTGTCCACTCATGAATTTTTATATTATATTTTATTCTAGTCAGCAAATCCTCTACTCTACCTCACAATCTTCAACATTAATATTTGTTggcggccttcggcttccgaaggtcctcaaaaacatgatttaacaatgttttccaagtgaaatgtgtgagcaggtatcttcggaattggattacgagtatataagattaaggccaagacgaagcttgagtgggacggaaggtgattgtgacgaaggaaaagATCATTACGAAGCTATGCACAGAAGAGCTTTGACATAAcggcggaaagggaaaccgacttaaagatgaaaaaccagattagacctcgaagaattactatagagttatttataaacgtaaagggcattaatgtaatcttgcatgggctgcgacccgcgcctataaatagatgaacagtactcccgtactgttcacgctgactcgaCATTTGCTTTTGGCGCCATACTTGTATTTTcactccttcaagccgaaggtacatttgtaatttaatattgtttgtacaa
It contains:
- the LOC100282423 gene encoding uncharacterized protein LOC100282423, with translation MEPGAKSEAKQGEAGSGAGESGSGKVYHERQRLQFCLLHALNNLMQEKECFTRAELDGIAGNLVLNDPNKGQWTPLPFIFKPHHNVITGNYDVNVLITALEARNKKVVWHDRRKGASSVDLNAETLVGLVINVPIRRFRGLWTGRHWVAIRRIDGIWFNLDSDLSEPKQFKDQENVIGFLDSVLSQGGELMVVLQGE
- the LOC100282423 gene encoding uncharacterized protein isoform X1, with product MEPGAKSEAKQGEAGSGAGESGSGKVYHERQRLQFCLLHALNNLMQEKECFTRAELDGIAGNLVLNDPNKGQWTPLPFIFKPHHNVITGNYDVNVLITALEARNKKVVWHDRRKGASSVDLNAETLVGLVINVPIRRFRGLWTGRHWVAIRRIDGIWFNLDSDLSEPKQFKDQENVIGFLDSVLSQGGELMVVLQEIS